The following coding sequences lie in one Alloacidobacterium dinghuense genomic window:
- a CDS encoding biotin/lipoyl-binding protein translates to MSPIESEESRRRLGRIISIGSILCAAITGLLVIHATTINPRTDDAEVFANFIGVAPIVSGPIVKLNVVDNQLVKQGDLIFDIDERPYAYALEQAKSQRASLEGEIVDQGRTIASLGSAVDVAKASSKSADANVARAAAAVDEAKADVINAKAAVDRADAETAYATNNLHRIQPLLAKQFVTVDQIDQAQTLQTTRQQASAQARSQLALAQASLDSAQAQYKQAEAQLEQSHQQIQQATHAVTTLEPLTAQRSGRSASIDLAQYNFDNCRYIAPFDGRVTNLTISEGAYAHTGQEIFTLIDSRVWWAVANFRETQLRHIHPGMKADVYVLSRPNIRFHGIVDSVGFGVTPDADVVGKFTQGLPDVQRTLNWVHLASRFPVRVRIEEHPSDLFRLSESAVVVIRGDSERK, encoded by the coding sequence ATGTCGCCTATTGAATCGGAAGAGAGTCGCCGCCGCCTTGGACGAATCATCAGCATCGGATCCATTCTGTGCGCGGCCATTACCGGCCTGCTCGTGATTCACGCAACAACGATAAACCCGCGCACAGATGACGCCGAAGTCTTCGCCAACTTCATCGGAGTCGCGCCTATCGTCAGCGGTCCGATCGTGAAGCTGAATGTGGTTGACAACCAGTTAGTGAAGCAGGGTGACCTTATCTTCGACATCGATGAGCGCCCTTACGCATACGCTCTGGAGCAGGCCAAGTCACAGCGGGCGTCGCTCGAAGGCGAGATCGTCGATCAAGGCCGCACCATCGCCTCGCTCGGCAGCGCCGTTGACGTGGCAAAGGCGAGCAGCAAAAGCGCGGACGCAAACGTCGCTCGCGCTGCCGCTGCCGTGGACGAGGCGAAAGCGGACGTGATCAACGCGAAGGCTGCTGTGGATCGCGCGGATGCTGAGACCGCGTATGCCACCAACAACTTGCATCGCATTCAGCCTCTTCTCGCCAAACAATTCGTCACTGTGGATCAGATCGACCAGGCGCAAACGTTGCAGACGACGCGCCAACAGGCGTCAGCACAGGCGCGCTCTCAACTCGCTCTTGCTCAGGCGAGTCTCGATTCTGCACAGGCGCAATACAAGCAGGCTGAGGCGCAACTCGAACAAAGCCACCAGCAGATACAACAGGCCACCCATGCAGTCACAACGCTCGAACCTTTAACCGCACAGCGTTCCGGACGCAGCGCCTCCATCGACCTTGCGCAGTACAACTTCGACAACTGCCGGTACATTGCTCCCTTCGATGGCCGTGTCACTAACCTCACCATTTCCGAAGGGGCCTATGCGCACACAGGCCAGGAAATTTTCACGCTTATCGATTCGCGAGTCTGGTGGGCAGTAGCCAATTTCCGGGAAACGCAGCTTCGCCATATCCATCCCGGCATGAAAGCCGATGTCTATGTTTTGTCGCGTCCGAATATCCGCTTCCATGGCATCGTGGATAGCGTCGGCTTCGGCGTAACGCCTGACGCGGACGTTGTCGGCAAATTCACGCAGGGGCTTCCCGACGTGCAGCGCACCCTTAACTGGGTACACTTGGCATCGCGATTCCCTGTCCGCGTCCGTATCGAAGAGCATCCATCCGATCTGTTTCGCCTCAGCGAGTCAGCCGTCGTGGTGATTCGCGGTGATTCCGAGCGGAAATAA
- a CDS encoding FUSC family protein — MATAATISSVENRGGFISWFWEFLKGELTPYPGRGIMVARIVLAATITMILTMTFRIPGGALGAIIAFLISRENFAATTKFTVSIATVVLMATIFVPVGGTMFASVPITHFFWECFSIFLIFFLLRSLANFAVATILGVIGTSAVALWYLPGPAEYNVEQTLWQVLSPAIGAAVTLVVEAVFHAFQKQDQITIGLDARLKAVEDLLTCYSIGTPIPKETAARLTQFATIGIGTIRRFLARSRYTQLYRAQMDAVISLVGRSQDFAAAMAQAQPYVSPADSQLAAKLAKEIAEVRQFLKTGQQPPMLETTGTPSNASLLRELEGMVALLPRVIQGSASLEAFQALSHEPEQPESGFLLPDAFINPDHLRFALGGCLAGTLCYVVCDGLAWRGPLATSLLTCVLTALSTIGASRQKQVLRVAGTVIGGFIFGLGAQIFILPNIDSITAFTLLFVAVSTVAAWVGTASSRLSYCGLQIAVSFYFIHLNDFTFQTSLTIGRDRTVGVLLGIAMMWLAFERLQPTTATDEMLRIFTRNLRSLAELAVYTLRPHDADSIVGVRRLRNKIFSNFAAVNSQADAVPFELGALRMKHMAARDRVRLWQAQLRTAYVLQLALLQYRVFGATERLSAQAEALLRDFDQSCSQTLNDMAAYLEAERTGGVTALLSIRIPTLPPALTSAADANDLLPANLLPLAHELMKILKRVREQILATPLFAIQ, encoded by the coding sequence ATGGCCACCGCGGCAACCATCTCGTCCGTGGAAAACCGCGGCGGGTTCATTTCCTGGTTTTGGGAATTCCTCAAAGGAGAACTCACCCCCTATCCAGGCCGGGGCATCATGGTCGCCCGCATCGTACTTGCGGCGACCATCACCATGATCCTCACCATGACCTTCCGCATTCCCGGCGGTGCGCTCGGTGCCATCATCGCGTTTCTCATCTCGCGCGAAAATTTCGCTGCCACAACGAAATTCACGGTATCGATCGCAACCGTTGTGCTTATGGCGACCATCTTCGTTCCGGTCGGAGGCACAATGTTCGCCTCGGTGCCTATCACCCATTTTTTCTGGGAATGTTTCAGCATCTTCCTGATTTTCTTTCTCCTGCGGTCCCTTGCCAATTTCGCTGTGGCAACCATCCTTGGCGTGATTGGCACTTCGGCTGTTGCGCTCTGGTATCTGCCCGGACCTGCCGAGTACAATGTCGAGCAAACGTTGTGGCAGGTTCTGTCTCCAGCCATCGGAGCGGCTGTGACGCTTGTAGTCGAGGCCGTCTTCCACGCATTTCAAAAGCAGGACCAGATCACGATCGGTTTGGATGCGCGTCTCAAGGCGGTGGAAGACCTGCTTACCTGTTACTCCATAGGCACGCCAATACCCAAAGAAACCGCAGCCAGACTCACTCAGTTCGCCACGATCGGCATCGGGACTATCCGCCGTTTTCTCGCTCGTTCACGCTATACGCAACTCTATCGCGCACAGATGGACGCCGTGATTTCGCTGGTAGGCCGATCGCAGGACTTCGCTGCCGCCATGGCTCAAGCACAACCATACGTCTCTCCCGCCGACAGCCAGCTCGCGGCAAAGCTTGCAAAAGAGATCGCGGAAGTTCGCCAATTCCTCAAAACGGGGCAACAACCGCCCATGCTCGAGACGACAGGGACGCCCTCAAATGCTTCCTTACTGCGGGAACTGGAGGGGATGGTCGCCCTCCTGCCGCGCGTCATTCAAGGCTCGGCATCTCTGGAAGCTTTCCAGGCTCTCTCACACGAACCGGAACAGCCCGAGAGCGGGTTCCTCCTGCCCGATGCATTCATCAATCCCGACCATCTTCGCTTTGCGCTCGGCGGCTGCCTCGCGGGAACTCTATGCTATGTCGTATGTGACGGGCTCGCTTGGCGAGGACCGCTGGCTACATCCCTCCTAACCTGTGTACTCACGGCGCTTTCAACCATCGGGGCCTCGCGGCAAAAGCAGGTATTGCGCGTTGCCGGAACTGTGATCGGCGGATTCATCTTCGGTCTCGGCGCCCAGATCTTTATCCTGCCCAATATCGACTCAATTACTGCATTCACCCTGCTCTTCGTGGCTGTTTCAACAGTCGCCGCCTGGGTAGGAACTGCAAGCTCGCGCCTCTCCTATTGCGGACTCCAGATTGCGGTCTCCTTTTATTTCATCCACCTGAATGACTTCACCTTTCAAACATCACTCACAATTGGCCGCGACCGCACCGTCGGCGTGCTTCTGGGTATCGCGATGATGTGGCTGGCCTTCGAACGGCTGCAGCCAACAACTGCTACCGATGAGATGTTGAGGATTTTCACCAGGAACCTCCGATCGCTAGCTGAATTGGCCGTCTACACTCTTCGTCCGCACGATGCCGATTCGATTGTCGGCGTCCGTCGGCTGCGCAACAAAATCTTTAGCAATTTTGCTGCCGTCAACTCTCAAGCAGACGCTGTTCCCTTTGAGTTGGGCGCGCTTCGTATGAAGCACATGGCCGCGCGGGATCGAGTACGTCTCTGGCAGGCCCAGTTGCGCACCGCGTACGTCCTGCAACTTGCGCTATTGCAATACCGCGTCTTTGGCGCGACTGAAAGACTGTCGGCGCAGGCTGAAGCGCTCTTACGAGATTTTGATCAGTCGTGCTCGCAGACACTGAACGATATGGCCGCCTATCTCGAAGCGGAGAGGACAGGAGGCGTTACGGCCCTCCTGAGTATCCGGATTCCCACACTCCCGCCTGCACTGACAAGCGCGGCAGACGCGAATGACCTTCTACCTGCCAATCTGCTGCCACTCGCCCATGAGCTGATGAAAATACTTAAGCGAGTACGCGAACAGATTCTTGCGACGCCTCTATTCGCAATTCAATGA
- a CDS encoding enolase C-terminal domain-like protein, translating into MSMNRRDLLKSIGGAGLLSLAAPVVRAQEQLAKATRAMPSPRIKDISVIECAPAGVRLTVVKITTDQDGLYGYGCATFTQRAELVKPAVERYLKPFLLGKTTDRIEDIWQSCYDSSYWKNGPVLNNALSGIDQALWDIKGRQAGMPVYQLAGGKCREAVDCYAHADGPEFADVVESAKKLMAQGFRNVRVQVGLPGMAGYGSAHGSAPPLKALHNKPLFEPAYQMRRALKLLEVCRTDLGEEVELLHDMHERLTPNQAVQFCKEAEKFRMFFLEDPLSPEDNEYFHQIRSQCATPIAMGELFNNPHEWQPLIEQRLIDYIRVHVSQAGGFTPARKIAILAEQYGVKTAWHGPGDVSPVGHMANITLDIVSYNFGIQEYTPFNPETQEIFQGCPEMKDGYFWVNEKPGWGIEIDEKAAAKYSFVDGPNHLNGGWGEIRKRDGTVIKQ; encoded by the coding sequence ATGTCGATGAATCGCCGTGATCTATTGAAGTCCATCGGAGGCGCAGGTCTGCTCAGCCTGGCAGCGCCTGTTGTTCGAGCGCAGGAGCAGTTGGCAAAGGCTACACGAGCCATGCCCTCGCCACGTATCAAAGACATCAGCGTCATCGAGTGCGCACCCGCTGGAGTACGGCTGACGGTGGTGAAGATCACGACTGACCAGGATGGCCTGTACGGGTACGGCTGCGCGACATTTACGCAACGGGCCGAACTGGTGAAGCCTGCGGTGGAGCGGTATCTGAAGCCGTTTCTATTGGGCAAGACAACGGACCGGATCGAGGACATCTGGCAGAGCTGCTATGACAGCTCGTACTGGAAAAACGGACCGGTGCTCAACAATGCTTTGAGCGGGATCGACCAGGCGTTGTGGGACATCAAAGGCCGCCAGGCGGGAATGCCGGTGTACCAGCTGGCAGGAGGCAAATGTCGCGAGGCTGTCGACTGCTACGCCCACGCGGACGGCCCGGAATTCGCAGATGTAGTCGAATCAGCCAAGAAACTCATGGCACAGGGCTTCCGCAACGTCCGGGTACAGGTTGGGTTGCCCGGAATGGCAGGCTATGGTTCGGCGCACGGGAGTGCTCCGCCGCTGAAGGCGCTCCATAACAAACCCTTGTTCGAGCCTGCCTATCAGATGCGCCGCGCGCTGAAGCTGCTGGAAGTCTGCAGGACGGATTTGGGAGAGGAGGTGGAGCTACTGCATGATATGCATGAGCGGCTGACTCCCAACCAGGCGGTGCAGTTCTGCAAAGAAGCGGAGAAGTTCCGGATGTTCTTCCTGGAGGACCCGCTTTCCCCGGAGGACAATGAGTACTTCCACCAAATACGCTCGCAGTGCGCTACTCCGATTGCAATGGGCGAGCTTTTCAACAACCCTCATGAATGGCAGCCGCTGATCGAGCAGAGACTGATCGACTACATCCGGGTGCATGTGTCGCAGGCAGGAGGGTTTACGCCCGCGCGAAAGATTGCGATCCTGGCCGAGCAGTATGGCGTGAAAACCGCATGGCACGGACCGGGGGACGTTTCGCCGGTGGGCCACATGGCGAATATCACGCTGGATATCGTGAGCTATAACTTCGGCATCCAGGAGTACACACCCTTCAACCCGGAAACGCAGGAGATCTTCCAAGGATGCCCCGAGATGAAGGACGGCTACTTCTGGGTGAATGAGAAGCCGGGATGGGGCATCGAAATCGATGAGAAAGCAGCGGCGAAGTATTCATTTGTCGACGGCCCGAACCATCTGAATGGCGGGTGGGGCGAAATCCGGAAGAGGGATGGGACAGTGATCAAGCAATAG
- a CDS encoding metal-dependent hydrolase family protein: MVNAKRTLDAGFTSVRDVGSRPFLAVDLRNNVNAGFIPGPRIVASGPGISITGGHGDLNNYSPQTRVMMFPEQRDFQIADGPEQVRETVRAQVKYGVDVIKILASGGVLSKGDQPGGPQYTYEELKMAAETAHQVGRKIAAHAHGTQSIKWAIQAGIDSIEHASLVDDEGIQMAKAHETYFVMDIYDDDYILGKAKDFGIPQEFVDKERTLGKLQRENFQKAFQAGVKMAFGTDAGVYPHGDNAKQFHYMVMYGMTPAQAIQAATWNAADLISRSNDVGSLTPGHYADLIAVSDDPLQHVEVLEHVQFVMKGGAVVKEEITRR, translated from the coding sequence GTGGTCAACGCGAAGAGGACGCTGGACGCCGGATTTACCTCTGTTCGTGATGTCGGTTCACGGCCATTTCTAGCCGTAGATCTGCGCAACAACGTCAATGCGGGCTTCATCCCGGGGCCGCGCATCGTCGCCTCGGGGCCGGGGATTTCCATCACTGGCGGACATGGAGACCTCAACAACTACTCGCCGCAGACTCGGGTAATGATGTTTCCCGAGCAACGCGACTTCCAGATTGCCGATGGCCCGGAGCAGGTGCGCGAGACCGTCCGCGCTCAGGTGAAGTACGGCGTCGACGTGATCAAAATCCTCGCCTCTGGGGGAGTTCTCAGCAAGGGCGATCAGCCAGGTGGGCCGCAATATACATACGAAGAACTCAAGATGGCCGCGGAAACAGCTCACCAAGTCGGCCGTAAAATTGCCGCCCATGCCCACGGCACGCAGAGCATCAAGTGGGCCATTCAGGCGGGCATTGACTCGATCGAACACGCCTCGCTCGTCGACGACGAGGGTATCCAGATGGCGAAAGCCCACGAAACTTACTTCGTCATGGACATCTACGACGACGACTATATTCTCGGCAAGGCCAAAGACTTTGGTATTCCGCAGGAGTTCGTCGACAAAGAGCGCACCCTCGGAAAGTTGCAACGGGAGAACTTTCAGAAGGCCTTCCAGGCTGGCGTCAAAATGGCCTTTGGTACCGACGCCGGAGTCTATCCGCACGGCGACAACGCGAAGCAGTTTCACTACATGGTGATGTACGGGATGACGCCCGCCCAGGCAATCCAAGCAGCCACATGGAACGCCGCGGACCTCATCAGCCGCTCCAACGACGTCGGCTCCCTAACGCCCGGTCACTACGCGGACCTGATCGCAGTCAGCGATGATCCGCTGCAGCACGTTGAGGTGTTGGAACATGTCCAATTCGTGATGAAGGGTGGCGCAGTGGTGAAGGAGGAGATCACGCGCAGGTAA
- a CDS encoding Hsp70 family protein, producing MRKHAEQKFGIPIRYAMVGRPVRFVGAETEEDDAYAVTRLREAFKIAGFENVDFEMERVAAPYSYESTLDHDELILIGDFGGGTSDFSLLQVGPGVRRRGRTARDLLGNSGVGLAGDAFDARIIRKLVSPALGSDSHARSLNKILPAVPAWIYANLERWHYLSFLRTRNVTEILKSAHRRALEPEKIEALIILIEEDPGYQLHQAVQRVKFELSRSHSAEFHFRDGSMDLRISVSRDDFEKWIEEELRAIEHCIDSLLKASGIGPREVDRVFLTGGSSFVPIVRQVFATRFGEDRIRSGNEFTSVARGLALCAEEILRDTSN from the coding sequence TTGCGCAAACACGCGGAGCAGAAATTCGGGATACCTATTCGTTATGCCATGGTGGGACGGCCGGTGCGCTTCGTCGGTGCAGAGACGGAAGAAGATGATGCCTACGCTGTGACCCGGCTGCGTGAGGCCTTTAAGATTGCCGGCTTCGAGAATGTTGATTTTGAAATGGAGCGGGTCGCCGCACCTTACTCTTACGAATCCACGCTTGATCATGACGAACTGATCCTTATCGGCGACTTTGGCGGGGGTACGAGCGATTTCTCTCTGCTTCAGGTTGGTCCCGGCGTGCGCAGACGTGGACGCACAGCACGAGATCTGCTGGGCAACAGCGGCGTGGGGCTTGCTGGCGACGCCTTCGACGCTCGGATTATTCGCAAGTTGGTCTCGCCCGCTCTTGGGTCGGATTCCCACGCACGCTCGCTGAACAAGATACTTCCTGCCGTCCCAGCCTGGATTTACGCCAATCTCGAACGCTGGCATTACCTCTCGTTTCTACGCACCCGCAACGTAACGGAGATATTGAAGAGCGCACACAGGCGCGCTCTTGAGCCCGAGAAGATTGAAGCTCTCATCATCCTCATCGAGGAAGATCCCGGCTATCAGCTTCACCAGGCAGTTCAGCGGGTGAAGTTCGAACTTTCGCGATCCCACTCTGCGGAGTTTCATTTCCGTGACGGCAGCATGGATCTGCGCATTTCTGTCAGCCGCGATGACTTTGAAAAGTGGATCGAAGAAGAACTGCGGGCAATCGAGCACTGCATTGATTCGCTCTTGAAGGCTTCCGGCATCGGCCCTCGTGAAGTGGACCGCGTTTTTCTCACCGGCGGAAGTTCGTTCGTCCCTATCGTTCGCCAAGTCTTCGCGACGCGGTTCGGGGAGGATCGTATTCGAAGCGGCAATGAGTTTACTTCAGTTGCACGGGGTCTGGCGCTGTGCGCTGAAGAGATATTGAGAGATACTTCCAACTAG
- a CDS encoding HugZ family protein, protein MSSNETTVPRQHASSGPASPQLPEPSHAERIRTLISLTPVGTLSTISRKYPGFPFGSLMPFALDSAGLPLFLISNMAMHTQNLKAEPRCSLFIGQANADGDPLGAARATLVGLAEPVPTSELPSVREAYLARHENSRYWVDFADFSFFRLQPIDLYYVGGFGVMGWVDAREYEDAVPDPLASAAPGILAHMNADHMDSMILLARSHAAVEATEATMTSVDRLGFTLRLKTNEGMKGVRINFLREVSTPMETRTVLVEMVRQARQ, encoded by the coding sequence ATGTCCTCGAACGAAACTACGGTGCCCCGCCAGCACGCATCCAGCGGACCGGCATCGCCGCAATTACCGGAACCAAGTCACGCTGAGCGAATCCGCACCCTCATTTCGCTAACCCCGGTTGGCACACTGTCGACTATTTCCCGCAAGTATCCGGGATTTCCCTTTGGATCTCTAATGCCCTTCGCACTCGACTCCGCGGGCCTACCTCTTTTTCTGATCAGCAACATGGCCATGCACACGCAGAATTTGAAGGCGGAGCCGCGATGCAGCCTCTTCATTGGACAAGCGAATGCGGATGGCGATCCACTCGGAGCCGCTAGAGCTACCCTTGTCGGCCTTGCCGAACCTGTTCCCACAAGCGAGCTTCCTTCGGTTCGAGAGGCTTACCTTGCTCGTCACGAGAATAGCCGTTACTGGGTCGACTTCGCCGACTTCAGTTTCTTCAGGCTACAACCCATTGACCTTTACTACGTGGGCGGCTTTGGCGTGATGGGATGGGTCGATGCGAGAGAATATGAAGATGCGGTCCCAGATCCGCTGGCAAGTGCTGCACCCGGCATCCTAGCCCACATGAACGCTGACCACATGGATTCAATGATCCTGCTGGCACGCTCTCATGCCGCAGTTGAAGCAACGGAAGCGACCATGACTTCGGTCGATCGACTGGGCTTCACTCTCCGATTGAAAACGAATGAGGGAATGAAAGGCGTTCGTATCAACTTCCTCCGCGAGGTATCTACCCCGATGGAAACCAGGACGGTGCTGGTCGAGATGGTCCGCCAAGCCAGACAATAA
- a CDS encoding MBL fold metallo-hydrolase: MHQLIARLAICLTAITSSLFAQAPIPRWCRVLPHPEYKSLDHVATSDPWFEVYKPASNVFAIYEPHQAEEVISYLIVGTKRALLFDTGMGISDIKKVTAELTNLPIIVLNSHTHDDHVGGNWEFATIYNMDTAFTLKNALGSRQDAQAEITPDQICGTLPNGFDAKTYLTRPWKITAYTHDGDRFDLGGRTIEVIATPGHTPDAISLIDRANGLLFTGDTYYPAPIWLFRPETDLDAYASSIRRLAALGPRVKLVLGAHNIPVASPTILPRLVSAFDMVRAGKASPIPEPPGKVLYKVDDISFLMRAPDTR; this comes from the coding sequence TTGCATCAACTCATAGCCAGGCTCGCCATCTGCCTGACGGCGATAACATCGTCGTTGTTCGCTCAGGCTCCAATTCCACGTTGGTGCCGCGTACTCCCTCACCCTGAATACAAATCCCTCGATCATGTCGCCACTAGCGATCCCTGGTTCGAAGTCTATAAACCGGCGTCGAATGTCTTCGCCATCTACGAACCGCATCAGGCTGAAGAGGTCATCAGCTACTTAATCGTCGGTACGAAACGAGCCCTGCTGTTCGACACTGGTATGGGAATCAGCGACATCAAAAAAGTAACCGCCGAACTCACAAATTTGCCCATCATCGTCCTGAACTCCCACACACATGACGACCACGTCGGCGGCAATTGGGAATTCGCCACAATCTACAACATGGATACAGCTTTCACCCTGAAGAATGCACTTGGCTCACGCCAAGACGCGCAGGCCGAGATCACCCCTGATCAGATTTGCGGTACCTTGCCCAACGGATTCGACGCGAAAACCTACCTCACGCGGCCGTGGAAGATTACAGCCTACACTCATGACGGCGATCGCTTCGACCTAGGCGGTCGAACTATAGAAGTGATTGCAACCCCAGGACACACTCCGGACGCCATTTCTCTGATCGACCGTGCGAACGGACTTCTCTTCACCGGCGACACTTACTATCCCGCCCCCATCTGGCTCTTCCGCCCCGAAACTGATCTCGACGCGTATGCCTCGTCTATTCGACGACTTGCGGCTCTTGGACCACGAGTGAAGCTTGTTCTGGGAGCGCACAATATACCCGTCGCGTCACCCACCATACTCCCGCGACTTGTGTCAGCGTTCGATATGGTGCGCGCTGGGAAAGCCTCCCCCATTCCAGAGCCCCCGGGCAAGGTCCTCTACAAAGTAGATGACATTTCCTTCCTGATGCGCGCACCCGATACTCGCTGA
- a CDS encoding GntR family transcriptional regulator produces MSSSTLYAKVEETIATEIARGEYRPGDQLPTEDELLERFQVSRITVRRAIQNLVHRRLLEIRRGLGTFVLAPRIEAELTKLTGFVEDMNAVGRKATARVVGQRVVSASARVAERLHLTKGTKVMQIERVRLADEVPISFDETFLPLPLGKQIVHNDLRFHPIFALLEEEYGVPLVEADYELEAVIATKAIADALQVRVGSPIFQVERTSKTIGDRPVDYEVLSYRGDLVRFVTKLSRHTAKSTGSQTLRSRKR; encoded by the coding sequence ATGTCTTCATCTACGCTCTATGCCAAAGTTGAGGAAACGATCGCGACAGAAATCGCCCGGGGTGAGTATCGCCCTGGAGATCAACTGCCTACGGAAGACGAACTGCTTGAGCGATTTCAGGTTAGCCGGATCACCGTCCGTCGTGCGATCCAGAATCTGGTTCATCGACGCTTGCTTGAGATTCGCCGGGGACTTGGAACCTTTGTTCTGGCGCCTCGTATCGAAGCTGAACTAACGAAATTAACCGGATTCGTTGAGGATATGAATGCAGTTGGGCGGAAGGCTACCGCCCGGGTAGTAGGCCAGCGTGTTGTCAGCGCTTCCGCACGCGTTGCAGAACGCCTTCATCTGACGAAGGGGACAAAGGTGATGCAGATCGAGCGGGTGCGCCTCGCTGATGAGGTGCCAATTTCCTTTGACGAGACCTTTCTGCCACTCCCGCTCGGAAAACAGATCGTGCACAACGATCTGCGATTCCATCCAATCTTCGCACTCCTGGAAGAGGAATACGGCGTTCCTCTAGTCGAAGCAGACTATGAATTGGAGGCTGTAATCGCGACAAAGGCTATCGCGGACGCTCTTCAGGTAAGGGTCGGTTCTCCGATCTTTCAAGTCGAACGAACTTCGAAGACCATAGGTGATCGACCCGTTGATTACGAGGTATTGTCTTATCGGGGCGATCTAGTCCGCTTCGTCACGAAACTTTCCCGTCACACGGCAAAATCAACTGGGAGTCAGACATTGCGCTCCCGCAAGCGATAA
- a CDS encoding DoxX family protein — protein MSPKSKPDAASRTFSAMSRYAAIPLRAIAGGGLLQHGYAKVIKGPEAFASILQSLHVPFPHLSAYLTISVELLGGVALLLGAFVALVSIPAIVVLLTAMFTVHLPYGFSSIKLQAVVDGRAQFGPPGYECDLLYIGCILALVFLGPSEWSIDRYRLRERNV, from the coding sequence ATGTCACCAAAATCCAAGCCGGACGCAGCAAGCCGCACTTTTTCAGCCATGTCGCGTTACGCAGCGATACCGCTACGCGCCATTGCAGGAGGAGGCCTTTTGCAACACGGTTACGCAAAAGTCATCAAAGGGCCTGAAGCATTTGCATCGATCTTGCAGTCACTGCACGTTCCGTTCCCGCATCTGTCGGCGTACCTCACGATCTCAGTGGAGTTGCTGGGTGGGGTGGCGCTGCTGCTCGGGGCGTTCGTTGCATTGGTAAGTATTCCAGCGATCGTGGTCCTGCTGACGGCGATGTTTACAGTGCATTTGCCCTACGGGTTCAGTTCGATCAAGCTACAGGCAGTTGTGGATGGTCGAGCGCAATTCGGACCTCCGGGGTACGAATGCGACCTCCTCTATATTGGATGCATCCTGGCCCTTGTGTTCCTAGGCCCAAGCGAGTGGTCCATTGATCGTTATCGCTTGCGGGAGCGCAATGTCTGA